A part of Jiangella alba genomic DNA contains:
- a CDS encoding PPA1309 family protein, whose protein sequence is MSTTDEQPSALYRAIEEIEQHVRDDGWDQPARLYALAPTADLLSREPALAASIGIEPDAPADSLTPIEQDVSGRPIEDLLVEITWPDTVSGCALVLERIVLPPGAEDQMPDDDGLAARWAQQHPDRSDVRVVVGVLRDGRRASVLRIRGHEADDELVRGAELSPELGNALAETFG, encoded by the coding sequence ATGAGCACCACGGACGAGCAGCCGAGCGCCCTGTACCGCGCGATCGAGGAGATCGAACAGCACGTCCGCGACGACGGCTGGGACCAGCCGGCCCGGCTGTACGCGCTGGCGCCCACGGCCGACCTCCTCTCCCGCGAGCCGGCGCTGGCCGCCAGCATCGGCATCGAGCCCGACGCGCCCGCCGACTCCCTCACGCCCATCGAGCAGGACGTCTCCGGCCGGCCGATCGAGGACCTGCTCGTCGAGATCACCTGGCCCGACACCGTCTCCGGCTGCGCGCTGGTGCTCGAGCGCATCGTCCTGCCGCCCGGCGCCGAGGACCAGATGCCCGACGACGACGGCCTGGCCGCCCGCTGGGCGCAGCAGCACCCCGACCGCTCCGACGTCCGCGTCGTCGTCGGCGTCCTCCGCGACGGCCGGCGGGCGTCGGTGCTGCGGATCCGCGGCCACGAAGCCGACGACGAACTGGTGCGCGGCGCCGAACTGTCGCCCGAGCTGGGCAACGCGCTGGCCGAGACGTTCGGCTGA